A genomic window from Longimicrobiaceae bacterium includes:
- a CDS encoding UBP-type zinc finger domain-containing protein encodes MAAECTHLDSIRDVTPSAEGCEERLRTGGQWVHLRLCMTCGHVGCCDSSPNRHASKHAAAEKHPIVQSFQPGEDWMWCYVDEVYIE; translated from the coding sequence ATGGCAGCCGAGTGCACACATCTGGACAGCATCCGCGACGTCACGCCCAGCGCGGAGGGCTGCGAAGAACGCCTCAGGACCGGCGGGCAATGGGTGCACCTGCGCCTGTGCATGACCTGCGGTCACGTGGGCTGCTGCGACTCGTCGCCCAATCGCCACGCGAGCAAGCACGCCGCGGCCGAGAAGCACCCCATCGTCCAGTCCTTCCAACCGGGAGAGGACTGGATGTGGTGCTACGTGGACGAGGTCTACATCGAGTG